In Perca fluviatilis chromosome 11, GENO_Pfluv_1.0, whole genome shotgun sequence, the following proteins share a genomic window:
- the LOC120568657 gene encoding tensin-3-like, producing MEEGYELDLTYITERIIAVSFPRGCTEEIYSHNLKDVTRMLKSKHADNYLIINLSEKRHDLTKMNPKTLDTGWPDMHAPPLDKICTICKAMESWLNADPLHVVVIHCRGGKGRIGVVISSFVHFTDVSASADQALDRFAMRKYYDDKVSALMTPSQKRYVWILNSLLSGSMKINASPLFLHCVILHGIPNFDATGVCRPYIKVYQGMQAVYSSGIYHIGPGHRDRVCITLEPAQLLKGDIMIKCYHKGDVTSDREVIFRLQFHTGAVQGYNLMFEKEDMETANKDPRFADYGKVELVFSEGPERIPGADRWQNGADVIVDYNTADPLIRWDSYQNICDGEAPRSQGLTQDKAANKRSPSGGEATLGRGARTTSATSSPDHSDHALSVSSDSGLSSTSLWADRPTPVPTPTATTTTIRPNQGPSQQEKVQLKRLLSGFGLEDPSLREMGDQGPIVGIQQIVPAQVHINGDPRPRERETDILDDEVITGHDLHSVDSLGTLSSSCHKSSQNSLLSDGFGSPGGEEQQSQSQHHLHHPAPPPMEEYERAYAEARRGCLSSRSNSVASANPSSAPMPKQHVYRQGSYSTQSWVRQQQMVAAQQFIYMAEDGNETERYPGNKQGSSSPKAGLLTEPQGPSRDMTTDALRNTAPHKEQATMNNNNNNKRDEEFKSLTMDIDNSIDQLNQLIMDLDPTFAPVSSHSSSIKRNGGTHVNGSVSKCSYGINLRFNDNNAATLKNTQQTAVQSSEGRVGVTRSLSRQGSDVTDHPGFCNSGWEGTEEYRGQRTYSPCVPQSQHPLLYRTDSVDYRAQGPDMDSGVEAGSDMTPPTPAFPISPPTPYVKSMSELTHLRQIPSPSMQSYGGYRTDHEPRGYSEIISHVGVDNLPDTINCHRTLSATHSASIVGTLQWTDSSSTNQSWPEHPVLSRHSSLSGYPSTRQPPPHSMSLDYGHHSPPLHHPHIHPAPNAHSSPRSSQRSCMARYALSRSPAQSFDEQDDSSHGYGTDCPNTNSNLLGNGGMDRELLTSMDGLTQLQLPLSPSSPPKKKGPWDWGWGTASPALSGFSSPHSGSSLSIPFPNVLPDLSAQALGTASPLPDVLASKQVTVKFVQDTSKYWYKPDISRDQAISVLKDKEPGCFIVRDSHSFRGAYGLAMKVATPPPSVLQQTKKGGDLSNELVRHFLIECTQKGVRLKGCPNEPYFGSLTALVCQHSITPLALPCKLIIPDRDPLEDVVETTSQLVTNSAAELLKQGAACNVWYLGSMEMESLTGIQAVQKATSMSLSSNPPPTSTVVHFKVSSQGITLTDNQRKLFFRRHYNVNTVIFCALDPQDRKWNKDGCPSAKIFGFVARKTGTSMDNVCHLFAEHDPEQPASAIVNFVSKVMIGSQKSK from the exons atggaggagggatatGAACTCGACCTGACGTACATCACAGAACGCATCATCGCTGTGTCCTTCCCCCGTGGGTGCACAGAGGAGATCTACTCTCACAACCTGAAGGATGTCACACGAATGCTCAAGTCCAAGCATGCAGATAATTACCTG ATTATCAACTTGTCAGAGAAAAGACATGATCTCACTAAAATGAACCCCAAG ACTCTAGATACAGGCTGGCCCGACATGCATGCTCCGCCTCTGGATAAGATCTGCACCATCTGTAAGGCAATGGAGAGCTGGCTCAATGCTGACCCCCTTCATGTGGTGGTTATACACTGCAGG GGTGGCAAGGGTCGAATTGGTGTCGTTATCTCATCCTTTGTGCATTTCACCGACGTATCTGCCAG TGCTGATCAGGCATTGGACCGCTTTGCGATGAGGAAATACTACGATGATAAGGTTTCAGCTCTGATGACACCTTCGCAGAAACG GTATGTTTGGATCCTCAACAGTCTTCTAAGTGGATCCATGAAGATCAATGCCTCACCCTTGTTCCTACACTGCGTCATCCTTCATGGGATCCCAAACTTCGACGCCACTGGAG tatgTCGTCCGTACATCAAGGTTTACCAGGGAATGCAAGCAGTGTATTCATCTGGAATCTA tcaCATTGGTCCAGGCCACAGAGACCGTGTATGCATTACCCTGGAGCCTGCCCAGCTCCTAAAAGGAGACATCAtg atTAAATGCTATCACAAGGGTGACGTAACTTCCGATCGTGAAGTTATTTTCCGGCTGCAGTTCCACACGGGAGCAGTGCAGGGCTACAACCTGATGTTTGAAAAAGAGGACATGGAGACTGCCAACAAAG ATCCCAGATTTGCAGATTATGGTAAAGTGGAGCTGGTGTTCTCCGAGGGACCAGAGAGGATTCCAG GTGCTGACAGGTGGCAAAATGGGGCGGATGTTATTGTGGACTACAACACAGCAGATCCACTAATCCGCTGGGACTCCTACCAGAACATCTGTGATGGTGAAG CGCCACGATCTCAAGGCCTAACCCAGGACAAAGCGGCTAACAAGAGGAGCCCCAGCGGAGGAGAAGCGACGCTGGGCAGAGGGGCCCGCACAACCTCCGCCACCTCCAGCCCTGACCACAGCGACCACGCCCTCTCTGTCAGCAGCGACTCAGGCCTGTCTAGCACTTCTCTGTGGGCTGACAGACCCACACCTGTCCCCACCCCAaccgccaccaccaccaccatcaggCCTAACCAGGGCCCCAGCCAGCAGGAAAAGGTCCAGTTGAAGCGTCTTTTAAGTGGCTTTGGTCTTGAGGACCCCTCACTGAGGGAGATGGGTGATCAAGGCCCCATAGTGGGCATCCAGCAGATAGTCCCAGCGCAAGTGCACATCAACGGAGACCCCAGACCCCGAGAGAGGGAAACGGACATCCTGGATGATGAGGTCATTACAGGTCACGATCTGCACAGTGTGGACAGCTTAGGGACCTTGTCGTCCTCCTGCCACAAGAGCAGCCAGAACTCTCTGCTGTCAGATGGCTTTGGGAGTCCCGGGGGAGAGGAGCAGCAAAGCCAGAGCCAACACCACCTCCACCACCCTGCACCCCCTCCTATGGAAGAGTATGAGAGAGCCTATGCTGAGGCGAGAAGGGGCTGTCTGAGCTCCAGGAGCAACTCTGTGGCCTCTGCTAATCCCAGCAGTGCTCCTATGCCCAAGCAGCACGTCTACAGACAGGGAAGCTATTCCACACAGTCCTgggttcgccagcagcagatgGTTGCTGCACAACAGTTTATCTACATGGCAGAGGATGGAAATGAGACAGAAAGATACCCAGGGAACAAGCAAGGGAGCAGTTCACCCAAAGCAGGCCTGCTTACTGAGCCACAGGGCCCTAGCAGGGACATGACGACAGATGCTCTGAGAAACACAGCGCCACACAAAGAACAGGCAACCatgaacaataacaacaacaacaaacgtgACGAGGAGTTCAAATCTCTCACGATGGACATTGACAACTCCATCGACCAGCTCAACCAGCTGATCATGGACCTGGATCCCACATTCGCGCCAGTTTCGAGCCACAGCAGCTCCATTAAGAGGAACGGCGGGACGCACGTGAACGGCTCAGTCTCCAAATGCTCGTACGGCATCAATCTCCGATTCAACGATAATAACGCAGCGACcctgaaaaacacacagcagacag CTGTCCAGTCCAGTGAGGGACGGGTGGGTGTCACGCGGAGTCTGAGTCGCCAAGGAAGTGATGTCACGGATCACCCAGGCTTCTGTAACTCAGGGTGGGAGGGGACAGAAGAGTACAGGGGTCAGCGGACATACTCCCCCTGTGTGCCACAGTCTCAG CACCCCTTGTTGTACAGGACAGACAGTGTTGACTACAGGGCCCAGGGCCCAGACATGGACAGTGGGGTTGAGGCCGGGAGTGACATGACTCCACCCACTCCCGCCTTCCCCATCTCTCCACCAACACCTTATG tgaaaagtaTGTCAGAATTGACTCATCTCAGGCAAATACCATCTCCTAGCATGCAATCTTACGGAGGCTACAGAACAGATCATG AACCCCGGGGATATTCAGAGATAATCAGTCATGTTGGAGTCGACAATTTACCAGACACCATCAACTGCCACAGGACGCTAAGTGCTACACACTCTGCCTCTATTGTTGGGACCCTTCAGTGGACAGACAG TTCATCAACAAACCAGTCCTGGCCAGAGCATCCAGTCCTGAGCCGCCACTCATCTCTGAGCGGCTACCCCTCTACGAGACAACCACCGCCGCACTCCATGTCACTGGACTATGGCCACCACTCTCCTCCCCTGCACCACCCCCACATCCACCCTGCCCCCAACGCCCATAGCTCTCCCCGAAGCAGCCAGCGAAGCTGTATGGCTCGCTACGCTCTCAGCCGCAGTCCCGCTCAAAGCTTTGACGAGCAGGATGACTCAAGTCACGGCTATGGCACGGACTGTCCAAACACCAACTCTAATCTGCTGGGAAATGGAGGCATGGACAGGGAACTTTTGACCTCCATGGATGGGCTGACTCAGTTACagctccccctctccccctcctccccccccaaaaaaaaagg gccttggGATTGGGGATGGGGAACAGCGTCTCCAGCCCTCAGTGGGTTCTCCAGTCCCCACAGTGGGAGCTCCCTGAGCATtccctttcccaatgttttgcCTGACCTCTCAGCTCAGGCGCTGGGCACAGCCTCACCTCTGCCAG ATGTACTGGCCAGCAAGCAAGTTACTGTAAAATTTGTGCAGGACACATCAAAATATTGGTATAAGCCAGATATCTCAAGGGATCAAG CCATTTCAGTCTTGAAGGACAAGGAGCCTGGTTGCTTCATTGTGCGGGACAGCCATTCCTTCAGAGGGGCTTATGGACTGGCAATGAAGGTGGCTACTCCCCCACCATCTGTTCTGCAGCAGACCAAGAAAG GAGGCGATCTATCCAATGAATTAGTACGCCACTTCCTGATTGAGTGTACACAGAAAGGGGTGCGTTTGAAGGGTTGCCCCAATGAGCCCTATTTTG GAAGCTTAACTGCACTGGTCTGCCAACATTCAATCACCCCGTTGGCCCTGCCCTGCAAACTTATCATACCTGACAGAG ATCCTCTTGAAGATGTTGTGGAGACTACCTCACAATTAGTCACCAACTCTGCGGCTGAGCTGCTAAAACAGGGTGCAG CCTGTAATGTGTGGTACCTGGGCTCCATGGAGATGGAGTCCCTAACAGGCATCCAGGCGGTGCAGAAAGCCACCAGTATGTCTCTGAGCTCCAACCCTCCACC